ATCGAAATAAGTGGCTCTCCCACCCTTAACCAACGCGCAGAAACGCTTCTGAACCGTATAAACACTGTTGCAAGCGCGATCACCGCACCATTGCGGGACGGTAAAACGCGCGAATCACAAAAGATGACGCGGCGCGACATGGTCACGCATCCCGTAACGTCAGAAGGCAAGCGGCGTCAGTAACGGGCGCGCGGCGAATTGCGCGTCGAGATTTCGGAAAACGAGCGCCGCCATCTCACTTCGTGTCTCCTGCGTGGCGGAGGCGATATGGGGTTGCAGCACAACATTGTCGCATGACGTCAATTCAGGCGGCACATGCGGCTCATCGGCGAAGACATCCAGCCCTGCCCCTTTGATCCGCTTTTCCTGAAGCGCCGAGATCAGGGCGGGCTCGTCGATCACGGAGCCGCGCGCGACATTGATGAGAAACCCGTCAGGCCCCAGCGCATCCAGCACGTCCTTATTGACCACATGCCTTGTTGCGTCCCCGCCGGGAAGGCAGAGGACAAGCACATCGGACCAGCGGGCGATCGTGATCAGGTCGGGGTGGTAGGATAAAGGGCTTCCCTCTTTGACGCGCCGGTTATGGTAGCCGACTTCCATCCCGAAAGCCTGCGCACGCCGCGCGATTTCAATGCCGATATCACCCATCCCGACAATCCCCATGCGCTTGCCTTTCAAGGATGTGGAAAGCGGGAAGTGA
This genomic stretch from Candidatus Kirkpatrickella diaphorinae harbors:
- a CDS encoding 2-hydroxyacid dehydrogenase translates to MNAEPIDILVLAPQFAHAQAPRTHEYILHDDDSIAALGASARKIRGLITDGARGAPCDLLEALPNLEIISVCGVGFDRIDLETCRRRQIKVTTARGVLSDDVADMALALTLGVLRRTVAADRFVRAGDWRATHHFPLSTSLKGKRMGIVGMGDIGIEIARRAQAFGMEVGYHNRRVKEGSPLSYHPDLITIARWSDVLVLCLPGGDATRHVVNKDVLDALGPDGFLINVARGSVIDEPALISALQEKRIKGAGLDVFADEPHVPPELTSCDNVVLQPHIASATQETRSEMAALVFRNLDAQFAARPLLTPLAF